GCAACACCTCCTGCGTGGAGGTCCGCTCCGACGCCGGCACCCTGCTGGTGATCGACTGCGGCACCGGTGCCCACGGCCTGGGCCAGGCCCTGATGCAGGAGCGTCCCGACGGCATGGAGGGGTCGCTGCTGATCAGCCACACCCATTGGGACCACATCCAGGGCTTTCCCTTCTTCGCCCCCTTCTTCGCCCCTGGCCACACCTGGGATGTCTTCGGACCCAGCGGCCTCTCGGGAAGCCTGCGCAGCGTGCTCTCCGGCCAGATGCAGCACGCCTACTTCCCCGTCACCCTCGAGCAGTTCGCGGCCACGATCCGCTACCACGACCTGCACGAGGGCACCTTCCGGATCGGGGATGTGACGATCACGACCCACCTGCTCAACCATCCCGCCCTCACCCTGGCCTACCGGCTCCAGGCGGACGGGGCCACGGTCATCTACTGCTGCGACCACGAACCCCACGACCCCGCCCTGGCCAGCGGCCTCGGTCCGCTCTCCGGCCAGGACCTGCACTACGCCGCGTTCATCGAGGGGGCCGACCTGGTGATCCATGACGCCCAGTACACCGCCCTGGAGTTCCCGGCCAAGCTCGGCTGGGGCCACAGCTCGGTGGAGTATGCCGTGCGCCTCTGCGAGGAGGCCGGGGTGGCCCGGCTGGCGCTCACCCACCACGACCCCCTGCGCAACGACGCGACCATCGACCTGATCCTGGCCGGCGTGCGCGCCGATCTGGCCGCGCGGGGCAGCCCCCTGGAGGTGCTGGCGGCTGCGGAGGGCCTGGTGCTGCACACCACCCCCCGGACCCCGGAGGCCGCCAACGGCGCCCCGCCGGCCGCAGCCGGGACCGACCCCACCGCCGGGGCCCTCAGCGGCGATCCCGGCGGCCCTCCGGCCCTGGTCTGGGTGACGGACCGGGATCTGGAGGCGGCCCTCACCACCGCCCTGCGCCTCGAGGGCCTGCCCTTTCATGTCTGCGGCGGCGAAGCCGATCTGACGCAGCGTCTCGAGCGTGACGGGGCCTCCCTGCTGCTGCTGGAGCAGGCGCTCCCCGTCCGCGATGGCCCCGGCCTGGTCCGCAGGCTGCAGGAGACCCCGGCCATGGCGGCGGCCGAAATCCCCGTCGTGATGCTGGCGGCCGCGGAGGAGCAGGCCCGCCACGACGATCCCCTGGTCAGCGAGTGGCTGGTGCTGCCCGTCTCCGAGAGCTACCTGCGGGCCCGGATCCGGGCCTGGAGCCTGCGCACCCCCTGCCGCTGGGAGCGGGCCCGGCCGCCTCAGGACGAGGAACGGCGCCTGCAGCGGCTGGCTGAGCTGGGTCTGCTGGACACGGAGCGGGAGGAACGCTTCGACCGACTGACCCGGATCGCCGCTGCCGCCTTCGATGTGCCGATCGCCCTGATCAGCCTGATCGATGCCGAGCGGCAGTGGTTCAAGTCCTGCCATGGCCTGGCCACCTGCCAGACCTCCCGCGACCTGGCCTTCTGTGCCCATGCCATCAGCCAGCGGTCGGACCTGCTGGTGGCGGACACCTGGCTCGATGAACGCTTCGCGGAGAATCCCCTGGTGCTGGGAGAACCCCGGATCCGCTTCTACGCCGGCTCGCCCCTGATCCTCGACGACGGCACCTGTCTGGGCACACTGTGTCTGATTGACACCCGCCCGCGTCAGCTCAGCGGCGCCGAGCTCTCCCTGCTCCACGACCTGCGCGACCTTGTGCTTCTGGAGCTGTCCCCCCAGCCATGGCCCGTCGCCCTCCACCATTCCTGAACGGGCTGGTCGGTGTTCTCCTGCTGCCAGTCCTGGGCAGCTGCCAGCCCGCAGCCGTCTCCGCCCCGGTGCGCAGCGTGCCGGTGGTGGATGGGCTCGAGCACCCCTGGGCCGTGGCCTGGTTGCCGGGGGGCGACCTGCTGATCACGGAGCGGCCGGGCCGGCTGCGCCTGGTGCGGGGCGGCGTGCTGCAGGCCGAGCCGATCCGCGGCGTGCCGGAGGTGCTGGCCGCCGGCCAGGGGGGCCTGCTGGATGTGGCCGTCCATCCCGACTTCGCCACCAACCGCTGGATCTATCTCACCTACGCCGCCGGCAGCAGCGAGACCAACCAGACCCGGCTGGCCCGGGCCCGCTTCGATGGCCGGGCCCTCAGCGATCTGCAGGTGCTGTACGCGGTGCCGCAGCGCAAGAGCGGCGCCCAGCACTTCGGCTCCCGCCTGCTCTGGCTCCCCGATGGCACCCTGCTGCTGGCGATCGGAGACGGGGGCAATCCTCCGATCGAGCTGGAGGGGCAACTGATCCGCCTCCAGGCCCAGAACCCGGGCAGCGCCCTGGGCAAGGTGCTGCGGCTCAATGCGGACGGCACACCGGCCCGGGGCAATCCCTTCGCCGGCCAGGCCGGCGCGCTGCCGGGGCTGTGGAGTCTCGGCCACCGCAACATCCAGGGGCTGGCCCTCGATCGCCGCACGGGCCGGGTCTGGGCGAGCGAACATGGCGCCCGCGATGGCGATGAGCTCAACCGGATCGAGGCCGGCCTGAACTACGGCTGGCCGCGGGTGACCCACAGCCGTGAGTACTTCGGCCCGCCCATCGCCCCGGCCACCAGCGCCCCGGGCCTGCGGGATCCGGTCATCGTCTGGACGCCCGCCATCGCCCCCTCCGGCCTGGCCGTCTACGACGGCGACCGCTACCCGGACTGGCGTGGCGACCTCTTCGCCGGTGGACTGGTGTCGCGGCAGGTGCACCGGCTGCGTCTGGATCCGCAGGGATCCGTGGCTGGACAGCAGGAGATTGCGATCGGGGCCAGGGTGCGGGACGTGCGCCAGGGCCCGGATGGTTTCCTGTACGTGCTCACCGACGGCGCCGGCGATGGCCAGCTGCTCCGCCTGGAACCGATCGGCAAGCCCTGATTCCCTTCCCGTGCAACGGCGCTTCTCATGATCCAACCCGTGGAGATCGCCGAAGGCCTGGCAAAGGGTGAGTTCTACCTGGAGTATCTGCCGATCCTGTCCCTCCCGGATCTCCGCTGCATCGGCGCCGAAGCCCTGATCCGCTGGCGGCGAGCCGATGGCTCTCTGGTGATGCCCGGGGAGTTCATCCCGTCCCTGGAGTCCACGCCCGCCTCGGGTGTGCTCACCTGCTGGGTGGTCGAGACCGCGGCGGCGGAACTCAGCGACTGGCTGCGGTGCCATCCCGACGTGCATCTCAGTCTCAACATTCCACCGGAGATCGTCGGTCGGGGCGGGGTCTATTACACCGCCATGACATCCGGCCTGGCCGACATGATTCCCCAGCTGATCCTGGAGGTGACCGAGCGGGGACTTCCCGATGCCCTGGGCCTGGAGGGCCTGCTCCAGGCCCAGCAACTCGGCATCAGGATCGCGCTCGATGATGTCAACCTGCTGGGGGGAGCCAATCTCGCCATCCTCAGCCGTTGCCCGTTCGACATCATCAAGGTGGATCGCCACCTGCTGGCCATGATCACCCCGGAGAGGCCCAATCCCGAGTGGCTGGAGGGACTCGCCGCCCTGATCCGTTCGTCCCGGCTGATGGTCATCGCCGAAGGGGTCGAGACGGCCCAGCAGCTCCAGGCGCTTGTGCAGGCGGGGGTCCAGGCCGCCCAGGGCTTCCACCTGTCCCCTCCCATTGCCGCCGCCGACCTGATCGCCTTCCATCAGCGAACCCATGGGCCGGAGGACGCTGACGGGGACCTCCAGCCGTGAAGTAGGAAAGGACGACTTCTGCAGATGGCTCCCATGGCCCGGCGCGCCGCCACTTCCTTCCTGAGCGACTTCAAGGATTTCATCAACAAGGGCAACGTGGTCGACCTGGCCGTGGCCGTGGTCATCGGCGGTGCCTTCGGCAAGGTGGTCGACGCCGTCGTCAGCCTGGTGATGACGAGCCTGCTGGAGCCGGCCCTGAAGGCGGCGCAGGTGGATTCGATCAACGCCTGGCCTGCCGGGTCCGTGATCGTGGCCCTGATCAACTTCCTGGTGATCGCCTTCGTGGTGTTCCTGATCGTGCGGGCGATCGAGGCGATGAAACGCCAGGAGGAGGCCCGGGCCGCCGATGCCGGGCCCGATCCCCAGGCCGAACTGGCGGCCGCGGCCAACCGCCTGGCCGAAGCCCTCGAGCGGCGAGCGCTC
This genomic stretch from Cyanobium gracile PCC 6307 harbors:
- the mscL gene encoding large conductance mechanosensitive channel protein MscL, producing the protein MAPMARRAATSFLSDFKDFINKGNVVDLAVAVVIGGAFGKVVDAVVSLVMTSLLEPALKAAQVDSINAWPAGSVIVALINFLVIAFVVFLIVRAIEAMKRQEEARAADAGPDPQAELAAAANRLAEALERRAL
- a CDS encoding PQQ-dependent sugar dehydrogenase; protein product: MARRPPPFLNGLVGVLLLPVLGSCQPAAVSAPVRSVPVVDGLEHPWAVAWLPGGDLLITERPGRLRLVRGGVLQAEPIRGVPEVLAAGQGGLLDVAVHPDFATNRWIYLTYAAGSSETNQTRLARARFDGRALSDLQVLYAVPQRKSGAQHFGSRLLWLPDGTLLLAIGDGGNPPIELEGQLIRLQAQNPGSALGKVLRLNADGTPARGNPFAGQAGALPGLWSLGHRNIQGLALDRRTGRVWASEHGARDGDELNRIEAGLNYGWPRVTHSREYFGPPIAPATSAPGLRDPVIVWTPAIAPSGLAVYDGDRYPDWRGDLFAGGLVSRQVHRLRLDPQGSVAGQQEIAIGARVRDVRQGPDGFLYVLTDGAGDGQLLRLEPIGKP
- a CDS encoding MBL fold metallo-hydrolase, giving the protein MLVRFWGTRGSIAKPGPDTFRFGGNTSCVEVRSDAGTLLVIDCGTGAHGLGQALMQERPDGMEGSLLISHTHWDHIQGFPFFAPFFAPGHTWDVFGPSGLSGSLRSVLSGQMQHAYFPVTLEQFAATIRYHDLHEGTFRIGDVTITTHLLNHPALTLAYRLQADGATVIYCCDHEPHDPALASGLGPLSGQDLHYAAFIEGADLVIHDAQYTALEFPAKLGWGHSSVEYAVRLCEEAGVARLALTHHDPLRNDATIDLILAGVRADLAARGSPLEVLAAAEGLVLHTTPRTPEAANGAPPAAAGTDPTAGALSGDPGGPPALVWVTDRDLEAALTTALRLEGLPFHVCGGEADLTQRLERDGASLLLLEQALPVRDGPGLVRRLQETPAMAAAEIPVVMLAAAEEQARHDDPLVSEWLVLPVSESYLRARIRAWSLRTPCRWERARPPQDEERRLQRLAELGLLDTEREERFDRLTRIAAAAFDVPIALISLIDAERQWFKSCHGLATCQTSRDLAFCAHAISQRSDLLVADTWLDERFAENPLVLGEPRIRFYAGSPLILDDGTCLGTLCLIDTRPRQLSGAELSLLHDLRDLVLLELSPQPWPVALHHS
- a CDS encoding EAL domain-containing protein, whose protein sequence is MIQPVEIAEGLAKGEFYLEYLPILSLPDLRCIGAEALIRWRRADGSLVMPGEFIPSLESTPASGVLTCWVVETAAAELSDWLRCHPDVHLSLNIPPEIVGRGGVYYTAMTSGLADMIPQLILEVTERGLPDALGLEGLLQAQQLGIRIALDDVNLLGGANLAILSRCPFDIIKVDRHLLAMITPERPNPEWLEGLAALIRSSRLMVIAEGVETAQQLQALVQAGVQAAQGFHLSPPIAAADLIAFHQRTHGPEDADGDLQP